In one window of Chryseobacterium sp. JV274 DNA:
- a CDS encoding BspA family leucine-rich repeat surface protein: protein MILKKISLLIFLLLILTIKAQNEFITIWKPQNAQLIKFPGRGTNFQVSWEEVGYPQHTGTMHNVTSTTEFTINLGTPLNPSSAQASYRIKISDGTGSFDQVRFFDNTIIPTYNAPDRTKITQITQWGNIKWKSFDNAFVFCDYMDVTATDVPDLSMVTSLRQMFYLCTSLLGNPSFNTWNTSTITDMYYMFGDDYLFNQPLGNWDTSNVTDMSYMFDNTAFNQPLGKWNTAKVTTMEHMFHTAHNFNQDIQNWNTGNVTNMNEMFHDTAFNQNIGRWNLSSLTTATGMFLNSAMSCLNYDKTLYGWSQSSSTPANINLSNASPLVYSHADAVAARNYLINNKGWTISGDVYNGLCNQTLSTSETATINTASIYPNPVKDHIYLKNIPKPESYIITDMSGRTVAKDNLKHEEITVRLLSPGNYILQVLTENKIHSFPFIKQ from the coding sequence ATGATTTTAAAAAAAATCTCGTTACTCATTTTCCTATTGTTGATACTCACAATAAAAGCACAAAATGAGTTCATCACCATTTGGAAACCCCAAAATGCACAGCTCATTAAATTTCCCGGCCGAGGAACTAACTTCCAGGTGTCATGGGAAGAGGTAGGATATCCGCAACATACCGGAACAATGCACAATGTAACCTCAACTACTGAATTTACTATCAACTTAGGAACACCATTAAATCCATCTTCTGCCCAGGCCAGCTACAGAATCAAAATTAGTGACGGAACCGGCAGCTTTGATCAGGTGAGGTTTTTTGATAATACAATAATTCCCACTTATAATGCCCCTGACCGCACGAAAATCACACAAATTACTCAATGGGGAAATATAAAATGGAAAAGCTTTGACAATGCTTTTGTATTCTGCGACTATATGGATGTGACAGCTACTGATGTACCAGACCTCAGTATGGTAACCAGTTTGCGTCAGATGTTTTATTTATGTACTTCATTACTCGGCAATCCTTCTTTCAATACATGGAACACCTCTACAATTACAGATATGTATTATATGTTTGGTGATGATTATCTCTTTAACCAACCATTGGGAAACTGGGATACTTCCAATGTTACAGATATGTCATATATGTTTGACAATACAGCATTCAACCAGCCTTTGGGAAAATGGAATACCGCAAAAGTTACCACCATGGAGCATATGTTCCATACTGCTCACAACTTCAATCAGGATATTCAAAACTGGAATACAGGAAATGTCACTAATATGAATGAAATGTTCCATGACACCGCTTTTAACCAAAATATTGGAAGATGGAATCTAAGTTCATTAACAACCGCTACCGGTATGTTTCTCAACTCTGCTATGAGCTGCCTGAATTATGATAAAACCCTTTACGGATGGAGTCAAAGCTCATCAACACCTGCTAATATTAATCTATCAAATGCATCACCATTGGTCTATTCTCATGCTGATGCTGTAGCTGCAAGAAATTATTTAATCAATAATAAAGGCTGGACGATATCCGGTGATGTTTACAATGGACTCTGCAATCAAACACTTTCAACTTCTGAAACGGCAACCATCAATACAGCTTCCATTTATCCCAATCCTGTAAAAGATCATATTTATCTGAAAAACATTCCGAAGCCGGAAAGTTATATTATAACTGATATGAGTGGAAGAACTGTTGCCAAAGACAATCTGAAACATGAAGAAATTACTGTCAGACTTTTGTCTCCGGGAAATTATATTCTGCAGGTCTTGACAGAGAATAAGATTCATTCATTTCCATTCATTAAACAATAA
- the yiaA gene encoding inner membrane protein YiaA, whose amino-acid sequence MKKQRVSNAFVAASWVALGAGMIGFIVGLARAEMLLNEKGYYFTILLYGLFAVVSLQKAVRDRLENIQVTDIYYGICWFATLSSIVLLAIGLWNATILPSEKGFYAFAFLLALFGAIAVQKNTRDNMLQE is encoded by the coding sequence ATGAAAAAACAAAGAGTATCGAATGCATTCGTCGCTGCATCATGGGTAGCATTGGGAGCAGGAATGATTGGTTTCATCGTCGGTCTTGCAAGAGCTGAAATGCTGCTGAATGAAAAAGGATATTATTTTACTATTCTTCTTTATGGCCTATTTGCCGTTGTTTCTCTACAAAAAGCAGTACGTGACAGGTTAGAAAATATTCAGGTAACAGACATTTATTACGGGATCTGCTGGTTTGCTACATTATCATCTATTGTATTGCTGGCCATTGGACTTTGGAACGCCACTATTCTTCCGAGTGAAAAAGGTTTTTATGCCTTTGCCTTTCTGCTCGCTCTCTTCGGAGCCATCGCAGTCCAGAAAAATACACGTGACAATATGCTTCAGGAATAA
- a CDS encoding BspA family leucine-rich repeat surface protein, whose amino-acid sequence MVRAQDEFITIWKPASTALPAVNVDAPYQASPQQIWFPGIGDNYDIYWEEIGYPQHNGSLTNVTSTKQVLIDFGISLSDGNDAKYRVKVSNGNGEFKQIKFGSPQMMTLPEQLFPIWQINGSTDKLLEIEQWGNISWTTMNSAFSLCRLMILTATDSPDLNNVDDASFMFYGTTSFMGASSMQNWETSKIKNFSFMFSLLFDVSPVTITDQFNPPYLDSWNMSSATNLSYMFGNRTVFNQTLNSWDVSKVTDMSWMFGQCLSFNQRLDNWDTSSLEDMHFMFHVIPVFNQQLNWNTSKVTNMAHVFHGCSTFNQPLENWDMTKVTRIDQILNGASSYNQPLGNWNLASVTNANAALNLAALNCENYSKTLLGWADNPNTANNVALGPVTGFKYASNVADKRDILINKGWIMTGDTVGNCLLSSSDLKLNKKLSLYPNPAVDDIHIEGLKDMKSYKIYDASGRLVKEGNPNNDMINVSSLPKGNYILQLILKEKTISSKFIKK is encoded by the coding sequence ATGGTGAGAGCTCAGGATGAATTTATCACGATCTGGAAACCTGCTTCTACGGCATTACCTGCAGTAAATGTAGACGCTCCCTATCAGGCTAGTCCTCAGCAAATATGGTTTCCCGGAATTGGTGATAATTATGATATTTACTGGGAGGAAATAGGCTATCCCCAGCACAACGGCTCTCTTACCAATGTCACTTCTACGAAACAGGTCCTGATTGATTTTGGCATATCACTTTCAGACGGAAATGATGCAAAATACAGAGTAAAAGTAAGTAATGGAAATGGGGAATTCAAACAAATAAAATTCGGGTCACCACAGATGATGACACTTCCTGAGCAGTTATTTCCTATCTGGCAGATCAATGGAAGTACAGACAAATTACTGGAAATAGAACAATGGGGAAATATTTCATGGACAACAATGAACAGTGCATTCAGTTTGTGCAGGCTAATGATTCTTACCGCAACAGACAGTCCTGATCTTAATAATGTTGATGATGCTTCTTTTATGTTTTATGGTACAACCAGCTTTATGGGTGCCAGCTCCATGCAAAACTGGGAGACTTCGAAAATCAAAAATTTCAGTTTTATGTTTTCGCTTTTATTTGATGTTTCTCCGGTAACAATTACAGATCAGTTTAATCCACCCTATCTTGACAGTTGGAATATGTCTTCTGCTACAAACCTTAGCTATATGTTTGGAAACAGGACCGTTTTTAACCAAACTCTCAATAGCTGGGACGTTTCAAAAGTGACAGATATGAGCTGGATGTTTGGGCAGTGTTTAAGTTTCAATCAACGTCTGGACAACTGGGATACTTCTAGTCTTGAGGATATGCATTTTATGTTTCATGTGATCCCTGTTTTCAATCAGCAGCTCAATTGGAATACGTCTAAGGTTACCAATATGGCTCATGTTTTTCATGGTTGTTCAACCTTTAATCAACCTTTGGAAAACTGGGACATGACCAAGGTCACCAGAATAGACCAGATTCTCAACGGTGCTTCAAGTTATAATCAGCCCCTAGGGAACTGGAACTTAGCTTCTGTTACAAATGCTAATGCTGCATTAAATTTAGCTGCGCTCAATTGTGAAAATTACAGCAAAACACTTCTGGGATGGGCAGACAACCCCAATACGGCAAACAACGTTGCATTAGGTCCTGTAACAGGATTTAAATACGCTTCAAACGTGGCAGATAAAAGAGATATTCTTATCAATAAAGGCTGGATTATGACCGGTGATACAGTAGGAAACTGTTTACTGTCTTCATCTGATTTAAAACTGAATAAAAAACTTTCACTTTATCCTAATCCAGCAGTGGATGATATTCATATTGAAGGATTAAAGGACATGAAAAGCTATAAAATTTATGATGCAAGCGGAAGGCTTGTGAAAGAAGGAAATCCTAATAATGATATGATTAATGTAAGCTCTTTACCTAAAGGAAATTACATTTTACAGCTCATTCTAAAAGAAAAAACAATTTCTTCAAAATTCATTAAGAAATAA
- a CDS encoding FUSC family protein: MNYSAELKKFVTSQYVYSAIRITLATVLPCLVLAHFGLLKEYFLFPLGTSFVALTDQPGPFIRRRNALTFAILCFVFVALIASLVMNIKILVILEVIVFGMFFSLIGVYGQRLAAVGSLSLVVLAIFIDGHLTGSNIFKSLLIFASGCIWFLLIFLIVTTIRPYKLASQMIGENYLQLAEFLKIKANYYQKNPDFNKLTTQVIAKQIAIKNLQEDTRETVFKTRTIVNESTTTSRLLMLMFLNSMDLHEKLMTSESDYQKLQQSFEDSMILVNIHDYLNLLAEEITNIGIALQSGTRAKPMVNLEQELKSLNYNYFELRNKQLSPDNLENFMILRQILMRIYEITKEINEIYKVFSQNIKLAKSLSTGLDLKKFMPNEPKLNAKVLRNNISLSSSHFRHAIRITTALLLGYIFSMFDVLGLGHTYWILITITAILKPAYSITKQRNLLRLYGTIAGASIAYAILHFVHINGVLLAILLISMIMCFSFLKGRYFWAVLFMTIYVFLSFNFLNPGKVNIIFKDRIFDTAIAGIIAFVVSYIVLPVWEHTQNLDLMKKSAADNLIYFQSVISKFLQGNFDLEDYKVKRKNAIISLANLSDNFQRMISDPKNQQKKLEVVHQFVATSHLITAYTASLSQYSKSNEQYPEIDAESWSRKIEAEMQQTSALLNGNDINETLKMESRLEPEDSSIEDMLLKRKTEIEENDIVDRRDPDKISHLTELKNIHDILELIYDVAKEQRKVIEKYKNETDPTPPQS, from the coding sequence ATGAACTATTCGGCAGAGCTAAAAAAATTTGTAACCAGCCAGTATGTATATTCTGCTATCAGAATTACATTAGCTACTGTTCTGCCTTGTTTAGTCCTCGCCCACTTCGGGCTTTTGAAGGAATATTTTCTTTTCCCTCTAGGAACCAGCTTTGTAGCTCTTACAGATCAGCCCGGGCCTTTCATCAGAAGAAGGAATGCCCTTACTTTTGCAATCCTCTGTTTTGTTTTTGTCGCGCTCATCGCAAGTCTTGTGATGAATATCAAAATATTGGTAATCCTGGAAGTCATCGTATTTGGGATGTTTTTCTCCCTGATCGGAGTTTACGGTCAGAGATTGGCGGCAGTAGGTTCACTATCACTCGTTGTACTTGCCATTTTTATTGACGGTCATCTTACAGGAAGTAATATCTTTAAAAGTCTGCTGATCTTTGCTTCAGGCTGTATTTGGTTTTTGCTCATATTCCTTATTGTAACGACAATCCGTCCATATAAACTGGCAAGCCAGATGATTGGGGAAAATTATCTTCAGCTGGCCGAGTTTTTAAAGATTAAAGCTAATTATTATCAGAAAAATCCGGATTTTAATAAACTGACCACTCAGGTTATTGCAAAACAGATTGCAATAAAAAACTTACAGGAAGACACCAGAGAAACTGTTTTTAAAACAAGAACTATTGTCAATGAATCTACAACAACCAGTCGTTTATTGATGCTGATGTTTTTGAATTCCATGGACCTTCATGAGAAGCTGATGACTTCCGAAAGCGATTATCAGAAGCTTCAGCAGAGTTTTGAGGACAGTATGATCCTTGTTAATATCCATGATTATCTCAATCTTTTGGCAGAGGAGATCACCAATATCGGAATTGCCCTTCAAAGTGGTACCAGAGCAAAGCCGATGGTAAATCTGGAACAGGAATTAAAAAGTCTTAATTACAATTATTTCGAACTCAGAAATAAACAGCTTTCTCCTGATAATCTGGAAAATTTCATGATCCTGCGCCAGATCCTGATGCGTATCTATGAAATTACGAAAGAAATCAACGAGATCTATAAAGTATTTTCTCAGAATATAAAACTGGCAAAAAGTTTATCCACGGGATTAGACTTGAAAAAATTCATGCCTAATGAGCCCAAACTCAATGCTAAGGTTTTAAGAAATAATATTTCGCTATCCTCTTCCCATTTCCGCCATGCGATAAGAATTACAACGGCTTTGCTGCTGGGGTATATTTTCTCGATGTTTGATGTTCTGGGACTGGGACATACGTATTGGATATTAATTACCATTACAGCCATTTTAAAACCAGCTTACTCCATCACGAAACAGAGAAACCTGCTCCGTCTCTATGGCACAATTGCAGGGGCCAGCATTGCTTACGCCATTCTGCATTTTGTACATATTAACGGTGTTTTACTCGCTATTCTGCTTATCAGTATGATTATGTGTTTCAGTTTTCTGAAAGGACGTTATTTCTGGGCGGTATTATTCATGACAATTTATGTTTTCCTGAGTTTTAATTTTTTAAATCCAGGGAAAGTCAATATCATTTTTAAAGATAGAATATTTGATACAGCGATTGCGGGAATCATTGCTTTTGTAGTATCTTATATAGTACTGCCAGTTTGGGAACATACCCAAAACCTGGATCTGATGAAGAAGTCTGCAGCAGACAACCTTATCTATTTTCAGAGTGTGATTTCCAAATTCTTACAGGGAAATTTTGATCTTGAAGATTATAAGGTAAAGCGAAAAAATGCGATCATTTCTTTGGCCAACCTTTCTGACAATTTTCAGAGAATGATTTCGGATCCTAAAAATCAGCAGAAAAAACTGGAAGTTGTTCATCAGTTTGTGGCAACATCACACCTGATCACAGCATATACCGCTTCTCTTTCTCAATATTCCAAGAGTAATGAACAATATCCTGAAATAGATGCTGAAAGCTGGAGCCGGAAGATTGAAGCAGAAATGCAGCAAACTTCTGCCCTCCTCAACGGAAATGACATCAACGAAACCTTGAAAATGGAAAGCCGCCTTGAGCCGGAAGATTCTTCCATTGAAGATATGCTTCTGAAAAGAAAAACCGAGATTGAGGAAAATGACATTGTAGACAGAAGAGATCCAGATAAAATATCCCATTTAACGGAGCTTAAAAACATCCATGATATTCTGGAACTGATCTATGATGTAGCAAAAGAACAGAGAAAAGTAATCGAGAAGTACAAAAACGAGACAGATCCTACTCCTCCACAATCGTAA
- a CDS encoding 4'-phosphopantetheinyl transferase family protein — protein sequence MPLYRDFSDDNATILVWKYDESEELDIHKLLEPENAEKVKDYHPKKLLEVLMVRKLLKGLKPNSKILYKEREPFLSPNDAEISITHSFPFAAIAISKNKIGIDVEKFNPKILRVIDKFTYENERGFIPEDKADTFYTIIWSVKESMYKIHHSKYWSLKKNYEVKPFELKHLHKISCRVYDDQFSDEFKARVEFFDDYCFTIVEE from the coding sequence ATGCCACTCTACAGAGATTTTTCAGATGATAATGCCACCATCCTTGTTTGGAAGTATGATGAAAGTGAAGAATTGGATATCCATAAGCTTCTGGAACCGGAAAATGCTGAGAAGGTAAAAGATTATCATCCTAAAAAATTATTGGAAGTCCTGATGGTACGCAAGCTCCTGAAAGGATTAAAGCCCAATTCTAAGATTTTATATAAAGAAAGAGAGCCTTTTCTTTCTCCCAACGATGCAGAGATTTCCATTACGCATTCTTTTCCCTTTGCTGCCATTGCCATTTCTAAAAATAAAATAGGGATTGATGTAGAAAAGTTCAATCCTAAGATTTTAAGGGTGATCGATAAATTTACCTATGAAAATGAGCGCGGTTTTATTCCTGAAGATAAAGCAGATACTTTTTATACAATTATATGGAGTGTAAAAGAAAGTATGTATAAAATTCACCACTCAAAATATTGGTCTTTAAAGAAAAACTATGAGGTGAAGCCTTTCGAGCTGAAGCATCTTCATAAAATAAGCTGCCGTGTCTATGACGACCAGTTTTCAGATGAATTCAAGGCCAGGGTAGAGTTTTTCGATGACTACTGCTTTACGATTGTGGAGGAGTAG
- a CDS encoding BspA family leucine-rich repeat surface protein: MILKKIPTLIFLLLIFLVKAQNEFITVWKPSLTPPSYPYAGIPVNSNNNQIWFPGRGTNYKIYWEEIGYPSHNATLTNVTSAYQTLIDFGVPHNPNPSDATYRLKVSNGNGNFHQIRFADWDIFNDNGIVGDVHKIQLIEQWGNIQWSSMEQAFQACKILDFTATDIPDLKEVTDLSYMFSGCYGLVGNPTINNWNTSNVTTLLGTFTGCFVFNQPVGNWNTSNVTIMAITFNVAKLFNQPLDNWDTSKVTSTTAMFNGAAEFNRPIGNWDMSNNLDSEFMFSGATKFNYPLKDWNTSKIIEMNHMFNGAKAFNQDISMWNTSSVTIMNGMFYNAENFNSNISNWDTRKVEWMQDMFNGAKSFNQDIGKWNVSLVKSMNSMFNNAIAFNQNLGKWNLSSLLYASNMFKNSALNCQNYDSTLYGWSLNPSTPNDISLTSISPLTYSHNAAVTARNNLINNKGWAISGDTYNGECQSFLGTSDVKIKGEINIYPNPATDIIYVKNSNAKDFKIIDASGRIVSSGDLVSEQINIQALIPGNYILQLYSKENIRNLKFIKK, translated from the coding sequence ATGATTTTAAAAAAAATTCCAACACTCATTTTTCTTTTGCTGATATTCCTGGTAAAGGCACAAAATGAATTTATCACGGTATGGAAACCCAGTCTTACCCCGCCTTCCTATCCTTATGCAGGAATTCCTGTTAACTCAAATAATAATCAAATCTGGTTTCCAGGAAGAGGAACAAACTATAAAATCTATTGGGAAGAAATAGGCTATCCTTCACACAATGCGACCTTAACGAATGTAACTTCTGCTTATCAGACCCTGATCGATTTCGGAGTTCCGCACAACCCCAATCCATCAGATGCCACTTACCGGTTAAAAGTAAGTAATGGAAACGGAAATTTTCACCAGATAAGATTTGCTGACTGGGACATATTTAATGACAACGGAATTGTAGGAGATGTTCATAAAATACAATTGATAGAACAATGGGGAAATATTCAGTGGTCTTCTATGGAACAGGCATTTCAGGCATGCAAAATTTTAGATTTTACCGCCACAGACATTCCTGATCTGAAGGAGGTAACTGATTTGTCTTACATGTTTTCAGGTTGTTATGGCTTAGTGGGAAATCCTACTATAAATAACTGGAATACATCCAATGTAACTACATTACTTGGAACATTTACAGGATGTTTCGTTTTTAATCAGCCGGTTGGAAACTGGAACACTTCCAATGTAACCATAATGGCTATCACGTTCAATGTAGCTAAACTTTTCAATCAACCATTAGATAACTGGGATACTTCTAAAGTAACTTCTACTACGGCTATGTTTAATGGAGCCGCTGAATTCAACCGCCCTATTGGAAACTGGGATATGTCTAATAATCTTGATTCAGAGTTTATGTTTTCCGGGGCTACGAAATTTAATTATCCCCTTAAAGACTGGAATACTTCAAAAATCATAGAAATGAATCATATGTTTAATGGTGCAAAAGCTTTCAATCAGGATATATCTATGTGGAATACAAGCAGTGTCACCATTATGAATGGTATGTTTTATAATGCTGAGAATTTTAACAGCAATATTTCCAATTGGGATACCAGAAAAGTAGAATGGATGCAGGACATGTTCAACGGAGCAAAAAGCTTCAATCAGGATATAGGAAAATGGAATGTCAGTTTAGTAAAAAGTATGAACAGCATGTTCAACAATGCCATTGCTTTCAACCAGAACCTGGGAAAATGGAATCTCAGTTCATTATTGTACGCTTCCAATATGTTCAAAAATTCTGCGCTGAACTGCCAGAATTATGACAGCACGCTGTATGGCTGGAGCCTGAATCCTTCAACACCAAATGACATTAGCCTAACCTCAATTTCTCCTCTTACTTATTCCCATAATGCAGCAGTAACTGCGAGAAACAATCTGATTAACAATAAAGGCTGGGCAATCAGTGGAGATACATATAACGGAGAATGTCAATCCTTCCTTGGAACTTCTGATGTAAAGATAAAAGGTGAAATCAATATCTACCCAAATCCTGCCACAGACATTATTTATGTAAAAAATTCCAATGCTAAAGACTTTAAAATTATTGACGCGAGCGGAAGAATCGTTTCAAGTGGAGATCTGGTGAGTGAGCAGATCAATATTCAAGCTTTAATTCCAGGGAATTATATTTTACAGCTTTATTCAAAAGAGAATATCCGGAATTTAAAATTCATAAAGAAATAA
- a CDS encoding pyridoxamine 5'-phosphate oxidase family protein — protein MNHTHTEKKIKPVAPKVQELINASKSIILATVDAEGNPNSSYAPFVQVEHTFYILVSFMAKHTKNLADGRKTSIMFIEDESATKQIYARERLTIEAGASQIERDSEVWNTVVAQLKETHGKVVDVISEMGDFILIALQPVKGSYVNGFGSAYFVDANLEIVEHRNDVNHQSK, from the coding sequence ATGAACCATACCCATACAGAAAAGAAAATCAAACCTGTTGCTCCAAAAGTACAGGAACTCATCAATGCTTCAAAAAGTATTATTCTGGCTACTGTAGATGCAGAAGGGAATCCCAATTCAAGCTATGCTCCTTTTGTTCAAGTAGAGCATACATTTTATATCCTGGTATCTTTCATGGCAAAACATACTAAAAACCTTGCTGACGGAAGAAAAACATCCATCATGTTTATTGAAGATGAATCAGCAACGAAGCAGATCTATGCCCGTGAAAGGCTGACTATTGAAGCAGGAGCGTCTCAGATTGAAAGAGATTCTGAAGTATGGAATACTGTAGTTGCCCAACTTAAAGAGACTCATGGTAAAGTAGTGGATGTCATTTCTGAAATGGGAGATTTTATTTTAATTGCCTTGCAGCCTGTAAAGGGATCTTATGTAAACGGATTCGGAAGCGCCTATTTTGTAGATGCAAATCTTGAAATTGTAGAGCATAGAAATGATGTGAATCATCAATCTAAATAA
- the blaCHM gene encoding CHM family subclass B1 metallo-beta-lactamase yields MKIISKNILAILFSFIMLSCISQKKSSFKAKKIYESKTLIITQISENTFIHTSFKQTNDFGNVPCNGLIVKDHNETIVFDTPTNDTGSDELIQWINEKLHAKINAVIPTHFHDDSLGGLLAFHKKNIPSYSNAKTIELAKENNFVVPENSFNDSVILKVGDKGVIAKYFGEGHTRDNTVGYFPSEHILFGGCLLKELEAGKGYLGDANVSAWSNTIEKVKKEYPDVKIVVPGHGDYGDGRLLEYTITLFKGQ; encoded by the coding sequence ATGAAGATCATCAGTAAAAATATATTAGCCATTTTGTTTTCTTTTATCATGTTAAGCTGTATTTCACAGAAGAAAAGCAGTTTTAAGGCAAAGAAAATTTATGAATCAAAAACTCTGATCATCACCCAGATTTCAGAAAACACATTTATTCATACTTCTTTTAAGCAGACCAATGATTTCGGGAATGTTCCCTGTAACGGATTGATTGTAAAAGACCATAATGAAACTATTGTTTTTGATACACCTACTAATGATACAGGTTCAGATGAGCTGATACAATGGATCAATGAAAAACTTCATGCGAAAATCAATGCAGTGATTCCCACTCATTTTCATGATGATAGTTTAGGAGGATTGCTGGCCTTTCATAAAAAGAATATTCCTTCTTATTCCAATGCTAAAACAATCGAACTAGCCAAAGAAAACAATTTCGTTGTCCCTGAAAACAGTTTTAATGATTCTGTGATTCTGAAAGTGGGTGATAAGGGTGTTATTGCTAAGTATTTCGGAGAAGGTCATACAAGAGATAATACTGTTGGATATTTCCCAAGTGAACATATTCTGTTTGGAGGTTGTTTGTTGAAAGAGCTTGAGGCGGGCAAAGGATATTTAGGAGATGCAAATGTCTCTGCGTGGTCAAATACCATTGAAAAAGTAAAAAAAGAATATCCCGACGTGAAAATTGTAGTTCCGGGACATGGAGATTATGGAGATGGGAGACTTCTTGAGTATACCATTACATTATTTAAAGGTCAATAG
- the ahcY gene encoding adenosylhomocysteinase, which translates to MSTTTQYVPYKVKDISLAEWGRKEITLAEAEMPGLMSIREEYGPSQPLKGARIAGCLHMTIQTAVLIETLVALGAEVTWSSCNIFSTQDHAAAAIAAAGIPVYAWKGLNEEEFDWCIEQTLFFGEDRKPLNMILDDGGDLTNMVFDKYPEFTKDIKGLSEETTTGVHRLYERMKNGTLVMPAINVNDSVTKSKFDNKYGCKESAVDAVRRATDVMLAGKRVVVCGYGDVGKGTAASFRGAGSIVTVTEIDPICALQAAMDGYEVKRLDTVVDNADIIITTTGNFNIVRGEHFLKMKDKAIVCNIGHFDNEIDMAWLNKNYGQTKSEVKPQVDIYTIEGKEVIILAEGRLVNLGCATGHPSFVMSNSFSNQTLAQIELWNNSAAYGNEVYMLPKHLDEKVAALHLKKLSVELETLSPEQAEYIGVDVKGPFKPEYYRY; encoded by the coding sequence ATGAGTACTACAACACAATACGTTCCTTATAAAGTTAAGGATATCTCCCTTGCAGAATGGGGTAGAAAAGAAATTACCCTTGCAGAAGCAGAAATGCCTGGTTTGATGTCTATCCGTGAAGAATACGGACCATCTCAGCCACTGAAAGGAGCAAGAATCGCAGGATGTCTTCACATGACAATCCAGACGGCTGTGCTTATCGAGACATTGGTAGCTTTAGGAGCTGAAGTTACCTGGTCATCTTGTAATATTTTCTCTACACAGGATCACGCTGCTGCTGCTATTGCTGCTGCTGGAATTCCGGTGTATGCCTGGAAAGGTTTAAATGAAGAAGAATTTGACTGGTGTATTGAGCAGACTTTATTCTTTGGTGAAGACAGAAAGCCATTAAACATGATTTTGGATGATGGTGGAGATTTAACAAACATGGTTTTTGATAAATACCCTGAATTCACAAAAGATATCAAAGGTCTTTCTGAAGAAACCACTACAGGTGTTCACAGACTGTACGAAAGAATGAAGAACGGAACTTTAGTAATGCCTGCAATCAACGTAAACGATTCAGTAACTAAATCTAAATTCGACAACAAATACGGATGTAAAGAATCTGCTGTAGATGCAGTAAGAAGAGCTACAGACGTAATGTTGGCCGGAAAAAGAGTGGTAGTTTGCGGATACGGAGATGTTGGTAAAGGTACTGCAGCTTCATTCAGAGGAGCTGGTTCTATCGTTACTGTTACTGAAATTGACCCAATCTGTGCGCTTCAGGCTGCTATGGACGGGTATGAAGTAAAAAGATTAGACACTGTAGTAGACAACGCTGATATCATCATCACTACAACAGGTAACTTCAATATCGTAAGAGGAGAACACTTCCTTAAAATGAAAGATAAAGCTATCGTTTGTAACATTGGACACTTCGATAACGAAATCGATATGGCTTGGTTAAACAAAAACTATGGTCAGACTAAATCTGAAGTGAAACCTCAGGTTGATATTTATACTATTGAAGGAAAAGAAGTGATCATCCTTGCAGAAGGTAGATTGGTAAACTTAGGATGTGCTACTGGCCACCCAAGTTTCGTAATGTCTAACTCTTTCTCTAACCAGACTTTGGCTCAGATCGAATTATGGAACAACTCTGCAGCTTATGGTAATGAAGTATATATGCTTCCTAAGCACCTGGATGAAAAAGTAGCAGCTTTACACCTTAAGAAATTAAGCGTAGAACTTGAAACTCTTTCTCCTGAGCAGGCTGAATATATCGGTGTAGATGTAAAAGGGCCATTCAAGCCTGAATACTACAGATACTAA